The Caulifigura coniformis genome includes a region encoding these proteins:
- a CDS encoding ArnT family glycosyltransferase, with product MKRHLGHQALIIAVAACSYFTALGATRLWDEDEAFFATAAAEMHRHDDWIVPTFNEELFAHKPPFMYWMMRLGFLMFGVNELGARFFSAVFGIATAIVTYHLGRRLFDARAGLWAALALSTCLMWSIVSRASTADAYLGFFIALSLLVYARAVFAPREDTEAVEVPVAPSLAATLDRWVPSGWTTMAGIYALMAFAVLVKGPIGILLPGATIGLFVLCQTPSPSQIGDGLLKRGIARLRTMILAFPATFWRMRPLTAIAAVLLIAGPWFVAVAIKTDGAFLNEFFGVHNFGRFLKPMENHRGPIIYYIPVIAIGFFPWSIFAMPTALHSAFAPRDRSRHLFVLCWAGWMIGFFSIASTKLPNYVLPAYPALALLTGSWLAAWSARKDLLSARWPKLAFGTLATVGVLLIASLLGAPRLEIGGEPLLSKLGVNAALAPDLGRLFWLGFVPLAGGVIAIVLATRERRVAALWTSMAASTLFTASVLIVAAIALNPHQTSAPLASAFHRAGDSSGGAVQVGSFRHSPPSLIFYAGQHVERLKSADDAAGYLSGEGPRFLVTTDVGLKQLEAESDKTIRVIDRRPRFPRTGDVLLISFDRTETSGARTIEQAASEIPEMR from the coding sequence ATGAAGCGACACCTCGGACATCAGGCCCTCATCATTGCGGTCGCAGCGTGCAGCTATTTCACCGCACTCGGCGCGACGCGTCTGTGGGATGAAGACGAAGCGTTCTTCGCGACCGCAGCCGCAGAAATGCACCGGCACGACGACTGGATCGTTCCTACCTTCAACGAGGAACTGTTCGCCCACAAACCGCCGTTCATGTACTGGATGATGCGGCTCGGTTTCCTGATGTTCGGAGTCAACGAGCTCGGCGCGCGGTTCTTCTCCGCGGTGTTCGGCATCGCGACGGCGATCGTCACCTATCACCTCGGACGGCGGCTGTTCGACGCCCGGGCCGGCCTGTGGGCTGCACTGGCGCTTTCGACCTGCCTGATGTGGAGCATCGTCTCCCGCGCTTCGACCGCCGACGCCTACCTCGGCTTCTTTATCGCCCTGTCACTCCTGGTTTACGCCCGGGCCGTGTTCGCCCCGAGAGAGGATACGGAAGCCGTCGAAGTCCCCGTCGCGCCTTCGCTTGCCGCGACGCTCGACCGCTGGGTCCCGTCCGGTTGGACGACGATGGCCGGCATCTACGCCCTGATGGCCTTCGCTGTGCTCGTCAAAGGCCCGATCGGCATCCTCCTTCCCGGCGCGACGATCGGACTGTTCGTTCTCTGCCAGACTCCCAGCCCGAGCCAGATCGGCGACGGCCTCCTGAAACGCGGAATCGCGCGCCTGCGGACGATGATCCTCGCATTCCCCGCCACCTTCTGGCGCATGCGGCCGCTCACGGCCATCGCCGCGGTGCTCCTGATCGCGGGCCCGTGGTTCGTTGCCGTGGCCATCAAGACCGACGGAGCGTTCCTGAACGAATTCTTCGGCGTCCACAACTTCGGCCGATTCCTGAAGCCGATGGAGAATCACCGTGGACCGATCATCTACTACATTCCCGTCATCGCCATTGGCTTCTTCCCGTGGTCGATCTTCGCGATGCCGACGGCGCTGCACTCGGCCTTCGCCCCACGCGACCGTTCAAGACACCTGTTCGTCCTGTGCTGGGCCGGCTGGATGATCGGCTTCTTCTCGATCGCCAGCACCAAGCTCCCGAACTACGTTCTTCCCGCTTATCCGGCCCTGGCGCTGCTGACAGGCTCGTGGCTCGCAGCGTGGTCGGCCCGGAAAGATTTGCTCAGCGCCCGCTGGCCGAAACTTGCGTTCGGAACTCTCGCGACGGTGGGCGTGTTGCTGATCGCTTCTCTCCTGGGGGCGCCGCGTCTCGAAATTGGAGGCGAACCGCTGCTGTCGAAGCTCGGTGTGAACGCCGCGCTCGCCCCGGATCTTGGTCGCCTGTTCTGGCTGGGATTCGTCCCCCTCGCGGGAGGCGTGATCGCCATTGTGCTCGCGACGCGCGAGCGACGCGTCGCTGCCCTCTGGACGTCGATGGCAGCATCGACGCTGTTCACCGCCTCGGTCCTGATCGTTGCTGCGATCGCATTGAACCCGCACCAGACCAGCGCCCCGCTGGCGAGCGCCTTCCATCGCGCCGGCGACTCATCCGGCGGCGCGGTGCAGGTCGGGTCGTTCCGGCATTCACCCCCCAGCCTGATTTTCTACGCCGGCCAGCATGTCGAACGTCTCAAGTCGGCTGACGACGCTGCCGGTTATCTCTCAGGCGAAGGGCCGCGATTTCTCGTCACGACCGACGTCGGCCTCAAGCAACTGGAAGCCGAGTCGGACAAGACGATCCGCGTGATCGACCGCCGGCCGCGTTTTCCGAGAACAGGGGACGTGCTGCTGATCTCCTTTGATCGCACAGAAACCTCCGGCGCCCGGACCATCGAACAGGCGGCCTCCGAGATTCCTGAAATGCGGTGA
- a CDS encoding NADPH-dependent FMN reductase has protein sequence MAAGPKILVLAGSVRKASFNRRLASLAAHAARAAGGDVTHLDLADYPLPLMNEDLQAEQGVPKPAQALKKLFAEQDGLLLACPEYNSGITPLLKNVIDWVSRKEGDEQPLVAYRGKVVGLMSASPSPFGGMRGLVQVRSILGNIGVLVLADQVQVPKAHEAFQPDGTLKDAALAGRVTSLAQSVVTIAGKLTG, from the coding sequence ATGGCTGCAGGTCCGAAGATTCTGGTGCTCGCGGGAAGCGTGAGGAAAGCGTCGTTCAATCGCCGGCTGGCGAGTCTGGCGGCCCATGCGGCCCGTGCCGCGGGCGGCGACGTCACCCACCTCGACCTCGCCGACTATCCGCTCCCCCTGATGAACGAAGACCTGCAGGCGGAGCAGGGCGTTCCCAAGCCCGCCCAGGCCCTGAAGAAACTGTTCGCGGAACAGGACGGCCTGCTTCTCGCCTGCCCGGAGTACAACAGCGGGATAACGCCGTTGCTGAAGAACGTGATCGACTGGGTCTCCCGCAAGGAAGGGGATGAGCAACCCCTCGTCGCCTATCGCGGCAAGGTGGTTGGCCTGATGAGCGCTTCTCCATCCCCCTTCGGCGGCATGCGGGGCCTCGTCCAGGTGCGATCGATCCTTGGAAACATCGGCGTTCTCGTGCTGGCTGACCAGGTGCAGGTTCCGAAGGCGCACGAGGCCTTCCAGCCAGATGGGACTCTCAAGGACGCCGCCCTGGCGGGGCGCGTGACATCGCTGGCCCAGTCCGTGGTCACCATCGCCGGCAAGCTCACGGGCTAA
- a CDS encoding LptF/LptG family permease, translating to MPLLQRYILSELTRTFLFVLLCLTLLVNVVGVFQTATERGLAAPQVWEVLPFIVPSMMPFTIPAALLLTVCLVYGRMAGDQEVTAAKAAGVSVMTVLWPSILLGAALSAVCFALTDRVIPWALDQMELRIVQMVEDVFFERLRTDRSFVDRQRGLEITILDIRGKTLISPVICYKRKDGRVQKIYADEATISLDVKRQLAEIHIKYGSINLGDHQRINVTDESFPFSLANEIGKPKPRNLPIEVIDEQVVTAIADEERARERQTVDALLATSWGDFHKLSSLQKWRAKAPGRHSSTYHRLKTEVHSRYAMSCSCLFFVLFGGPFAIYKAKSQFLTSFLYCFVPIVAIYYPLILGIMTQSKKGNINPAWGMWLGNLGLLVASIVILRRVRRH from the coding sequence GTGCCGCTCCTCCAGCGCTATATCCTCAGCGAGCTGACGCGAACATTCCTGTTCGTGCTGCTGTGTCTGACGCTGCTGGTCAACGTCGTCGGCGTCTTCCAGACAGCGACCGAGCGCGGACTTGCCGCGCCGCAGGTCTGGGAGGTGCTGCCGTTCATCGTGCCGAGCATGATGCCGTTCACGATTCCGGCAGCCCTGCTGCTGACGGTTTGCCTCGTCTACGGCCGGATGGCGGGCGACCAGGAGGTGACCGCCGCCAAGGCGGCGGGGGTCAGCGTGATGACGGTTCTCTGGCCGTCGATCCTCCTCGGGGCGGCCCTCAGCGCCGTCTGCTTCGCCCTGACCGACCGGGTCATTCCCTGGGCACTCGACCAGATGGAACTCCGCATCGTCCAGATGGTGGAAGACGTATTCTTCGAGCGGTTGCGCACCGACCGTTCCTTCGTCGACCGGCAGCGGGGGCTCGAGATCACCATTCTCGACATCCGTGGGAAAACGCTGATCTCTCCGGTGATCTGCTACAAGCGAAAGGATGGCCGGGTTCAGAAGATCTATGCCGACGAGGCGACGATCTCCCTCGACGTCAAACGGCAGCTTGCCGAGATCCACATCAAGTACGGCTCGATCAATCTGGGGGACCATCAGCGGATCAACGTCACCGACGAATCGTTTCCATTCTCGCTCGCGAACGAGATCGGGAAGCCCAAGCCCCGCAACCTGCCGATCGAGGTGATCGATGAACAGGTCGTTACCGCGATCGCCGATGAGGAGCGGGCCCGGGAGCGGCAGACCGTGGACGCCCTCCTGGCGACCTCCTGGGGGGACTTCCACAAGCTTTCATCGCTTCAAAAGTGGCGAGCGAAGGCGCCCGGGCGGCACTCTTCGACCTACCACCGCCTGAAAACCGAAGTTCACAGCCGATACGCCATGTCGTGCAGCTGCCTGTTCTTCGTCCTGTTTGGCGGTCCGTTCGCCATCTACAAGGCCAAGAGCCAGTTCCTCACAAGCTTCCTGTACTGCTTCGTCCCGATCGTGGCGATCTATTACCCGCTGATCCTCGGGATCATGACTCAATCGAAGAAGGGGAATATCAACCCCGCCTGGGGGATGTGGCTGGGCAACCTCGGGCTGCTCGTCGCCTCGATCGTGATTCTGCGTCGCGTCCGCCGCCACTGA
- a CDS encoding DUF1570 domain-containing protein codes for MDAYLLRKPRRPGIFVSAQSAVGVLRKGRLAAAGLLIATGLLSGCATHRGQSLAELPAKHSVRAERIVIHSDSPIDQKSPILTELAELRHDIMSTLNLQESKRPVIVYLFRDQQRYADYMRQKYPNLPSRRAFFVGTTSELAVYAYHGDNLANDLRHEYTHGVLHSSLKNLPLWLDEGLAEYFEPPRDVHHVNDEHVSRLTAAIQGGWEPDLQRLEQLTGVAEMQAMDYHEAWAWVYTMLQSDNGDASLLVDYIHSCKTDPSPKRLSQAVASTLNTGKTRLIDKVAALDPAGSTVVPAAFRRPGDEGRAFVE; via the coding sequence ATGGACGCATACCTGTTGAGGAAGCCCCGGAGGCCCGGCATCTTCGTCTCAGCACAGTCCGCGGTGGGAGTCTTACGTAAAGGTCGCCTTGCGGCCGCGGGGCTCCTCATCGCGACGGGTCTCCTCTCCGGGTGCGCCACCCATCGCGGACAAAGTCTCGCCGAACTGCCGGCCAAGCATTCGGTCCGCGCCGAACGGATCGTCATCCACTCCGATTCGCCGATCGATCAGAAGTCTCCGATTCTCACCGAGCTAGCCGAGCTGCGGCACGACATCATGTCGACGCTCAACCTGCAGGAATCGAAGCGGCCGGTGATCGTTTACCTGTTCCGCGACCAGCAGCGGTACGCGGACTACATGCGTCAGAAGTATCCGAACCTGCCGTCGCGGCGGGCGTTCTTTGTCGGCACGACTTCCGAACTCGCCGTCTACGCCTATCACGGCGACAATCTGGCGAACGACCTCCGCCACGAATATACGCATGGCGTGCTGCATTCCTCGCTGAAGAACCTCCCGCTGTGGCTCGATGAAGGCCTCGCCGAATACTTCGAGCCCCCGCGCGATGTCCATCACGTCAACGACGAGCACGTCTCGCGACTGACGGCTGCCATCCAGGGAGGCTGGGAGCCCGATCTGCAAAGGCTCGAGCAGCTCACGGGCGTTGCCGAAATGCAGGCCATGGACTACCACGAGGCCTGGGCCTGGGTCTACACGATGCTCCAGTCGGACAACGGCGACGCATCGCTGCTAGTGGACTACATCCACTCGTGCAAAACCGATCCGTCGCCCAAACGCCTGTCCCAGGCGGTCGCGTCGACTCTGAACACCGGCAAGACCCGACTGATCGACAAGGTGGCGGCCCTTGACCCGGCGGGCTCGACGGTGGTTCCCGCGGCCTTCAGACGACCAGGCGACGAGGGCAGGGCATTCGTGGAGTAG
- a CDS encoding SufE family protein produces MPALDMTLEELLEEFEHLPDWGDRCDFLIDLGMELPKLDAAEKVEANRVLGCQSSVWMVADVQDDGPEPRLAIRAQSDSMFVSGLIAIVLLLFDGKTPGEILEADPDALFERLDLKRHLSSQRRNGMNGMVQRIRALAAQAARATT; encoded by the coding sequence ATGCCCGCGTTGGACATGACTCTCGAAGAGCTGCTGGAAGAATTCGAGCATCTGCCCGACTGGGGCGATCGCTGCGACTTCCTCATCGATCTTGGCATGGAACTGCCGAAACTCGATGCAGCCGAAAAGGTTGAGGCGAACCGCGTCCTCGGCTGCCAGAGCAGCGTCTGGATGGTTGCCGATGTGCAGGACGATGGCCCGGAGCCTCGTCTGGCGATTCGCGCCCAGAGCGATTCGATGTTCGTGAGCGGGCTGATCGCGATCGTACTCCTCCTGTTTGATGGAAAAACGCCGGGAGAAATCCTGGAAGCTGATCCTGACGCACTCTTCGAGCGTCTCGATCTGAAACGACACCTCAGCTCTCAGCGCCGCAACGGCATGAACGGCATGGTGCAGCGCATCCGGGCATTGGCCGCGCAGGCGGCCCGTGCGACGACTTGA
- a CDS encoding aminotransferase class V-fold PLP-dependent enzyme, with amino-acid sequence MTASTRDPRSETPPPGGGLRRLDAEAVRRDFPIFAARSEDGRPLTFLDTGASAQKPKVVIDREADVYSRSYANAYRGVYQLGAEVDDAIEKTRESVRSLLNAGSADEILFTAGTTASINLVAQGWGRKFLRPGDEILLSVLEHHANIVPWQMAAQATGASIKWIPLTPDGRLDLSNLDQLLTTRTKIVAVTGMSNVLGTIPPVAELAHAAHAVGALILVDGAQSVPHAAVDVRVDGIDFLVFSGHKLYGPTGVGVLYAKAELLDAMDPVFGGGHMIATVGTTGSTWAKAPAKFEAGTLPIAQIIALDPAIQYVKELGWDAIHQHERELLTATHDRLAAIDGLKILGPAPEHKGAIVSFVMDGISAQDIAVLLDLRGICVRHGHHCTMPLHDWLQVPASVRASFGVYNTLGDVERLCKGLDAVRKRLSRSRGVV; translated from the coding sequence ATGACTGCCTCGACCCGCGACCCACGAAGTGAAACGCCCCCGCCCGGAGGTGGCCTTCGGCGACTGGACGCGGAAGCTGTCCGGCGCGACTTCCCAATCTTCGCCGCCCGTTCGGAAGACGGCCGGCCGCTGACGTTCCTTGATACCGGCGCCTCGGCACAGAAGCCGAAGGTCGTCATCGATCGCGAAGCCGACGTTTACTCGCGTTCGTACGCCAACGCCTACCGTGGCGTGTACCAGCTCGGGGCCGAGGTCGATGACGCCATCGAAAAGACGCGTGAGTCGGTCCGCTCCCTGCTGAACGCTGGTTCCGCGGACGAGATCCTCTTCACCGCCGGAACGACGGCATCGATCAACCTCGTCGCACAAGGCTGGGGACGGAAGTTCCTGAGGCCGGGTGATGAGATCTTGCTGAGCGTGCTCGAGCACCACGCCAATATTGTCCCCTGGCAAATGGCGGCCCAGGCGACCGGCGCGAGCATCAAGTGGATTCCGTTGACGCCAGATGGCCGTCTGGACCTGTCGAACCTCGACCAGTTGCTGACGACACGGACGAAGATCGTCGCGGTCACGGGAATGTCGAACGTGCTCGGGACGATTCCGCCAGTGGCGGAGCTGGCCCATGCCGCCCATGCAGTGGGCGCCTTGATCCTCGTCGACGGCGCGCAGAGCGTGCCGCATGCCGCGGTCGACGTTCGCGTCGACGGAATCGATTTTCTCGTCTTCTCGGGGCACAAGCTCTACGGGCCGACCGGTGTCGGTGTGCTGTATGCGAAAGCCGAGCTGCTCGACGCGATGGACCCGGTCTTCGGCGGCGGGCACATGATCGCCACCGTCGGCACGACGGGATCAACGTGGGCCAAGGCGCCAGCGAAGTTTGAAGCCGGCACACTTCCGATTGCGCAGATCATCGCACTCGATCCGGCGATCCAGTACGTGAAGGAGCTGGGCTGGGACGCGATTCACCAGCATGAACGCGAACTGCTCACCGCGACTCACGACCGGCTGGCGGCGATCGACGGCCTGAAGATCCTCGGGCCCGCCCCCGAGCACAAAGGGGCCATCGTCAGCTTTGTGATGGACGGCATATCGGCCCAGGACATCGCCGTCCTGCTCGACCTGCGGGGCATCTGCGTCCGGCACGGTCACCACTGCACGATGCCGCTGCACGACTGGCTGCAGGTTCCCGCCAGCGTCCGCGCGAGCTTCGGCGTCTACAACACGCTGGGTGACGTCGAGCGACTGTGCAAAGGGCTCGACGCTGTTCGCAAACGCCTGAGCCGCTCCCGCGGCGTCGTGTGA
- the hemL gene encoding glutamate-1-semialdehyde 2,1-aminomutase, whose protein sequence is MSRAASKAAFELAQTLIPGGVNSPARAFGGVGGHPSYIRRGEGAYLYDIDGNQLIDYVGSWGPHIVGHRHPAVIAAIQSALETGTSFGAPTEIETELARMVVDAVPSIEKVRMVNSGTEATMSAIRVARGFTGRSLIVKFAGCYHGHVDSLLVQAGSGALTHGHPSSPGVPEGCTADTIVLEYNDIDQLTALFETRGKELAAIILEPVVGNMGLVIPKEGFLQACRDLCTKSGTVLIFDEVMTGFRLAYGGAQERFGITPDMTTLGKIIGGGLPVGAYGGRSDIMAVVSPAGPVYQAGTLSGNPLAMASGIATLQQLKDAALYQRLETVTRRLVDGLVSAAKEAGIPAVGPRCGSMFTLFFQAGPVNNLTDAKRSDTTRFSKFFHALLEAGVYLPCSQFEACFVSAAHSDADIDATIAAAKSAFGKLA, encoded by the coding sequence ATGTCCCGCGCTGCCAGCAAAGCTGCTTTCGAACTCGCCCAGACTCTGATTCCCGGAGGGGTCAACAGCCCTGCCCGCGCGTTCGGCGGCGTCGGCGGCCATCCATCCTACATCCGTCGCGGTGAAGGAGCGTACCTCTACGACATCGATGGCAACCAGCTGATCGACTACGTCGGATCGTGGGGACCGCACATCGTCGGACACCGGCATCCCGCCGTGATTGCGGCCATCCAGTCGGCCCTGGAGACCGGAACGAGCTTCGGCGCACCGACGGAAATCGAGACGGAACTGGCGCGGATGGTGGTCGACGCGGTCCCGTCGATCGAGAAAGTCCGCATGGTGAATTCGGGCACCGAGGCGACGATGAGTGCCATTCGCGTCGCTCGCGGGTTCACAGGGCGCAGCCTGATCGTGAAGTTCGCCGGGTGCTATCACGGCCATGTCGACAGCCTGCTGGTTCAGGCCGGCAGCGGCGCGCTGACGCATGGCCATCCGTCGAGCCCCGGCGTTCCTGAGGGATGCACGGCCGACACGATCGTCCTCGAATACAACGACATCGACCAGCTGACAGCCCTCTTCGAGACCCGCGGCAAGGAGCTGGCGGCCATCATTCTCGAGCCAGTCGTTGGCAACATGGGACTGGTGATTCCGAAGGAGGGTTTCCTTCAGGCCTGCCGCGACCTGTGCACGAAATCGGGGACCGTCCTGATCTTTGACGAGGTGATGACCGGATTCCGGCTGGCCTATGGAGGTGCCCAGGAGCGGTTCGGCATCACGCCCGACATGACGACCCTCGGAAAGATCATCGGCGGCGGCCTGCCAGTCGGAGCGTACGGGGGCCGGTCTGACATCATGGCGGTCGTGTCGCCGGCTGGTCCGGTCTACCAGGCGGGAACGCTCTCCGGAAACCCGCTGGCCATGGCGAGCGGCATCGCAACTCTCCAGCAGTTGAAGGACGCGGCGCTTTACCAGCGGCTGGAGACAGTCACCAGGCGGCTCGTCGATGGTCTGGTTTCAGCGGCGAAGGAGGCCGGCATTCCCGCCGTCGGGCCCCGCTGCGGCAGCATGTTCACGCTGTTCTTCCAGGCCGGCCCGGTCAACAACCTGACAGATGCAAAGCGGAGCGACACAACTCGCTTCTCGAAGTTCTTTCATGCCCTGCTGGAAGCTGGGGTGTATCTCCCCTGCAGCCAGTTCGAGGCGTGCTTCGTTTCGGCGGCCCATTCGGATGCGGACATCGATGCGACGATCGCGGCGGCGAAGTCGGCCTTCGGAAAACTGGCCTGA
- a CDS encoding 2-oxo acid dehydrogenase subunit E2 has protein sequence MSIEFKLPSIGEGITSADVAQIMVQPGDSIEAGQVVMELETEKAVVELPCPHAGKLEKLLVKTGDSIKVGQSIMTIEANGAAAPAKAGGDKKPAASAPAKSEAPKSEAPKAAPKPAAEKPSGATGPIEFTVPSLGEGVSQADIAELLVKVGDTLTAGQMVAELETEKAVVELPCPHAGKVTAIHVKAGDTVKVGAKFLTVEGSADSAPVKTAPAPSSSESKAAPAKAQPAAEKQPPVTPTTTITVAETNGADANRAPAPAAPSTRRLARELGVDLHEIAGTGPGGRITTDDVQGYVRNRLKGLSVPAAGKQQALAPMTGSIAPPPLPDFSRFGPIERQALSKIGRVAAENLTVSWNVIPHVTQHDLADITDLEAARKRFVAGLGKNGPKITMTAIVIKALSTCLQAFPKFNASLDPITTEIVFKKYYNIGCAVDTENGLVVPVVKDCDTKSILQIAADVNGLAEKARDRKLTVDSMQGATCTVTNLGGIGGIGFTPIVNYPEVCILGMSRSQMQLRMNDGKVEERMMMPLSLSYDHRVINGADAARFLVALCNMLSDPFSLLTTI, from the coding sequence ATGAGCATTGAATTCAAGCTGCCGAGCATTGGGGAAGGGATCACCTCCGCGGACGTCGCGCAGATCATGGTCCAGCCCGGTGATTCCATTGAAGCCGGCCAGGTCGTGATGGAGCTCGAGACGGAGAAGGCGGTCGTCGAACTCCCGTGTCCCCATGCGGGAAAACTGGAAAAACTGCTCGTTAAGACCGGCGACTCGATCAAAGTCGGCCAGTCGATCATGACCATTGAAGCGAACGGCGCCGCTGCCCCGGCCAAGGCGGGCGGAGACAAGAAGCCCGCTGCCAGCGCCCCCGCCAAATCGGAAGCTCCCAAGTCCGAAGCGCCCAAAGCCGCCCCGAAGCCGGCCGCCGAGAAGCCCTCCGGCGCGACGGGACCGATCGAGTTCACCGTCCCCAGCCTCGGTGAGGGCGTGAGCCAGGCGGATATCGCGGAACTGCTGGTCAAGGTGGGTGACACGCTGACGGCCGGGCAGATGGTCGCGGAACTGGAGACGGAAAAGGCCGTCGTCGAGCTTCCCTGCCCACACGCCGGCAAGGTGACGGCCATTCACGTCAAAGCTGGCGACACGGTGAAGGTCGGCGCGAAGTTCCTCACCGTGGAAGGCTCGGCTGACAGCGCTCCCGTCAAGACGGCGCCCGCGCCGTCGTCATCCGAATCGAAGGCTGCGCCGGCGAAGGCCCAGCCCGCTGCCGAAAAACAGCCCCCCGTCACGCCGACGACCACGATCACCGTCGCCGAGACGAACGGGGCCGATGCGAACCGCGCTCCGGCCCCGGCCGCTCCCTCGACCCGCCGCCTCGCCCGCGAATTGGGGGTCGACCTTCACGAGATTGCAGGGACTGGTCCTGGTGGCCGCATCACGACGGACGACGTGCAGGGCTACGTTCGGAACCGGCTGAAGGGATTGAGCGTTCCGGCCGCAGGAAAGCAGCAGGCCCTTGCGCCGATGACCGGGTCGATCGCCCCGCCGCCGCTCCCCGATTTCTCGCGGTTCGGCCCGATCGAGCGGCAGGCGCTGAGCAAGATCGGCCGCGTCGCCGCCGAGAACCTGACGGTTTCCTGGAACGTCATTCCGCACGTCACCCAGCACGATCTGGCGGACATTACCGATCTCGAAGCCGCGCGTAAGCGTTTTGTGGCCGGCCTCGGCAAGAACGGTCCGAAGATCACGATGACGGCGATCGTGATCAAGGCGCTGTCGACCTGCCTGCAGGCGTTCCCGAAGTTCAACGCCAGCCTTGATCCGATCACGACCGAGATCGTTTTCAAGAAGTACTACAACATCGGCTGCGCGGTCGACACGGAGAACGGCCTCGTCGTCCCGGTCGTGAAAGACTGCGACACGAAGAGCATCCTGCAGATCGCGGCCGACGTGAACGGGCTGGCCGAGAAAGCCCGCGACCGCAAGCTGACGGTCGATTCGATGCAGGGCGCGACCTGCACGGTGACGAACCTCGGCGGCATCGGCGGCATCGGCTTTACGCCGATCGTGAACTATCCGGAAGTGTGCATCCTCGGCATGTCGCGGTCGCAGATGCAGCTGCGGATGAATGACGGCAAAGTGGAAGAGCGGATGATGATGCCGCTGTCGCTGTCCTACGATCACCGGGTGATCAATGGGGCCGACGCCGCGCGGTTCCTCGTCGCCCTGTGCAACATGCTGTCCGATCCGTTTTCCCTGTTGACGACGATTTAG
- a CDS encoding phosphatase PAP2 family protein, which translates to MDSTPIAAAAPQPRITAQSGSPISQLAEVGGVVPALLVALMLLAIVFVDVPLASVMKGGSLPDGIDKFLEAGEHFGTFYGHILAFLLIAALDPAHRRGIVRLAAAAWSAGLTANVVKLCIARTRPKYFDFSSLTAGHGFLGFAPGLSGGSRIQSFPSAHTATAVGFAIALSHLYPRGRTVFLLFAGIVGLQRIATSSHFASDVLAGAFVGWIVGHVFTSQNSLTSRLDAFEATSP; encoded by the coding sequence ATGGACTCGACGCCGATCGCCGCAGCAGCTCCCCAACCGCGCATCACGGCGCAGTCGGGGTCGCCGATTTCGCAGCTGGCCGAAGTCGGCGGCGTGGTTCCCGCATTGCTGGTCGCATTGATGCTCCTGGCGATCGTCTTCGTCGACGTCCCCCTCGCGTCAGTCATGAAAGGGGGATCGCTTCCGGATGGCATCGACAAATTCCTCGAGGCGGGCGAGCACTTTGGCACCTTCTACGGACACATCCTCGCCTTCCTGCTGATCGCGGCGCTCGATCCCGCGCACCGCCGCGGCATCGTGCGGCTTGCAGCAGCCGCCTGGTCGGCCGGGCTGACGGCGAACGTCGTTAAACTCTGCATCGCCCGCACGCGGCCCAAGTATTTCGATTTCAGCTCACTCACCGCCGGCCACGGATTTCTCGGTTTCGCCCCCGGGCTTTCTGGCGGTTCCCGGATTCAGAGCTTCCCCAGCGCCCACACGGCGACCGCCGTCGGCTTTGCGATTGCGCTGTCGCACCTTTACCCCCGCGGCCGAACGGTCTTCCTGCTGTTCGCCGGGATCGTGGGTCTGCAGCGGATTGCCACCAGCTCTCACTTTGCCAGCGACGTTCTTGCCGGCGCGTTCGTCGGCTGGATCGTCGGCCACGTGTTCACGTCGCAGAACTCACTCACCAGCCGCCTCGATGCGTTCGAGGCCACATCCCCATGA